One genomic segment of Halanaerobium saccharolyticum subsp. saccharolyticum DSM 6643 includes these proteins:
- a CDS encoding pyridoxal-phosphate-dependent aminotransferase family protein — MHEKLFTPGPTEVRTELLQQLSTAQIHHRTEEFSRVYDDIQVNLQKLLYTDNPVLLFSSSSTGAMEAAVTNGVKKRCLNFVNGAFSDRWHQITKKNGVPCDKVQVPWDQAIKPELVEKRLNSGNYDAITVVLNETSTGLMNPIKEIGEVVKKFDDVLFLVDAVSGMAGTEIRVDDWGIDMCLAGVQKAFALPAGLTVASVSKKLLKRSETVENRSYYFNLPLLYKYHQRSQTRTTPAIPQIFALQKQLNDIVDDEGIENRFERHKEMAEYVQNWALKYFDIYAEEGYWSNTVTCIENNRGIDVSNLINELVEKYNIRIANGYGDLKNKAFRIGHMGDLSLVDIKGLLATIEDILSL; from the coding sequence ATGCATGAAAAACTATTTACTCCAGGCCCAACAGAAGTGAGAACAGAGCTATTACAGCAGTTATCAACTGCACAGATTCATCACAGAACTGAAGAATTTTCTCGAGTTTATGATGATATTCAGGTTAATTTACAGAAACTACTTTATACAGATAATCCAGTTTTATTATTTTCTTCGTCTTCAACAGGTGCAATGGAAGCGGCAGTGACTAACGGTGTTAAAAAACGCTGCTTAAATTTTGTTAATGGGGCTTTTTCAGATCGTTGGCATCAAATCACTAAAAAAAATGGGGTTCCTTGTGATAAAGTACAAGTTCCATGGGATCAAGCAATTAAGCCTGAACTAGTAGAAAAAAGACTTAATTCTGGTAATTATGATGCTATTACGGTTGTCTTAAATGAAACTTCTACAGGTTTGATGAATCCAATAAAAGAAATTGGCGAAGTTGTAAAGAAATTTGATGATGTTTTATTTTTGGTTGATGCTGTATCTGGGATGGCGGGTACAGAAATTAGAGTAGATGATTGGGGTATCGATATGTGTCTGGCTGGGGTACAGAAGGCTTTTGCTTTACCAGCTGGTTTAACTGTGGCTTCAGTTAGTAAAAAATTATTGAAAAGATCAGAAACAGTTGAAAATAGAAGTTATTATTTTAATTTGCCACTTTTATATAAATATCATCAAAGATCTCAGACAAGAACCACTCCTGCAATACCACAAATATTTGCATTGCAGAAGCAATTAAATGATATTGTAGATGATGAAGGAATTGAAAATAGATTTGAAAGACATAAAGAAATGGCTGAATATGTTCAAAATTGGGCTTTGAAGTATTTTGATATTTATGCTGAAGAAGGTTATTGGTCAAATACTGTTACCTGTATTGAGAATAATAGGGGTATAGATGTTAGTAATTTAATCAATGAACTTGTAGAAAAGTATAACATTAGAATTGCAAATGGTTATGGTGATTTAAAAAATAAAGCTTTTAGAATAGGCCACATGGGAGATTTAAGTTTGGTTGATATTAAAGGTTTATTAGCAACTATTGAAGATATATTATCTTTATAG
- the serA gene encoding phosphoglycerate dehydrogenase has product MYKVLVSDNIAQKGIDVLEEAGMEVDFKPELGREYFLKIISNYDGIIVRSMTLLDKEALNKAKKLKVIGRAGTGYDNIDLDEATKNGIFVFNTPTGNTISAVEHTLGMMLSLSRNIAQANQALHNNIWDRKKYMGVEVNGKTLGIIGLGRIGSRVAKRAQSFGMKVIANDPYLSPKKAEKINVSLLPFKEVLEKSDYITLHTPLTDETYHILSHKEFAIMKNDARVINCARGQNVDTEALAKALEKNKIAGAAIDVHEEEPVRASNNPLLKFEDKVIMTCHLGGTTTEAMDNVSITAAEEVVSVLKNNLPASPLNIPAMDPQEFNQAKPYINLITKLGNFMAKWKGHERIEAVEVEYGGEINQYNHKPMTLSLVKSILEPILDDRINLVNAMHVAQERGIALKESQIQNEGELNNIIKINLKTDIDNYSLAGTYLPIGFRLIEINGLRIDLDLSGEFIIVSYQDKPGVIGKIGSTLGEANINIANMQVGRKEIGGNAIMMMQIDSKPSKEILEEIRTQLDELDTKVKDLCFLEI; this is encoded by the coding sequence GTGTACAAAGTGTTAGTTAGTGACAATATTGCTCAAAAAGGTATTGACGTTTTAGAAGAAGCAGGAATGGAAGTTGATTTTAAGCCAGAGTTAGGCCGCGAATATTTTTTGAAAATTATTAGTAATTATGATGGAATAATTGTGCGCAGCATGACACTTTTGGATAAAGAAGCATTAAATAAAGCTAAAAAACTTAAAGTTATAGGTAGAGCTGGAACTGGTTATGATAATATTGATTTGGATGAAGCAACTAAAAATGGAATATTTGTTTTTAATACTCCTACAGGTAATACAATTTCTGCAGTAGAACATACATTGGGAATGATGCTTTCTCTTTCTCGAAATATTGCCCAGGCTAATCAAGCATTACACAATAATATCTGGGATAGAAAGAAATATATGGGGGTAGAAGTCAACGGTAAAACTTTAGGAATTATTGGCCTTGGTAGAATTGGAAGCAGAGTTGCAAAAAGGGCACAAAGTTTTGGTATGAAAGTAATTGCTAATGATCCTTATTTATCACCTAAAAAAGCAGAAAAAATAAATGTTTCTCTACTACCATTTAAAGAGGTTTTAGAAAAATCCGATTACATTACCCTACATACTCCTTTGACTGATGAAACATACCATATTCTAAGTCATAAAGAGTTTGCAATAATGAAAAATGATGCTCGTGTTATTAACTGTGCTCGAGGTCAAAATGTTGATACTGAAGCTTTAGCTAAGGCATTAGAAAAAAATAAAATAGCCGGTGCAGCAATTGATGTGCACGAGGAAGAACCGGTAAGAGCAAGTAACAACCCACTGCTTAAATTTGAAGATAAGGTAATAATGACCTGTCATTTGGGAGGAACAACTACAGAAGCTATGGACAATGTTTCTATAACTGCAGCGGAAGAAGTTGTATCCGTATTAAAAAATAATTTACCTGCATCTCCATTAAACATACCAGCTATGGATCCACAAGAGTTTAATCAGGCTAAGCCCTATATAAATCTGATAACAAAATTAGGTAATTTTATGGCAAAATGGAAGGGACACGAAAGAATTGAAGCTGTTGAAGTTGAGTATGGTGGAGAAATTAATCAATATAATCACAAACCAATGACCTTAAGTTTAGTTAAATCTATTTTAGAACCAATTTTAGATGATAGAATTAATCTAGTAAATGCAATGCATGTGGCTCAAGAAAGAGGGATTGCTCTCAAAGAAAGCCAAATCCAAAATGAGGGTGAACTAAATAATATAATTAAAATCAATCTTAAAACTGACATTGATAATTATAGTCTCGCTGGAACTTACTTACCTATAGGTTTTAGATTAATTGAAATCAATGGATTAAGAATTGATTTAGACCTCTCTGGAGAATTTATTATAGTAAGTTACCAGGATAAACCAGGAGTTATTGGCAAAATTGGATCTACTTTAGGTGAGGCAAATATAAACATTGCAAATATGCAGGTAGGTCGTAAAGAAATTGGTGGAAATGCTATAATGATGATGCAGATTGATTCTAAACCATCGAAGGAAATATTGGAAGAAATTAGAACTCAATTAGATGAATTAGATACAAAAGTAAAAGATTTATGTTTTTTAGAAATCTAA